From the Drosophila sechellia strain sech25 chromosome X, ASM438219v1, whole genome shotgun sequence genome, the window AATCCCCCCCCAAAATCTTATAGTTAGACAAGTTGGAGTCCTCATTTAGATGGCTAGTCATCAAATTAACACCGTGCTAATTGCTCTAAATGGATTGTTCCACAGGCACTTACCTCGATGACGGCCACAAATACGGCGGTCTCCTCACAACAGCTATTACCATCGGTGCGGGATAGTCTTCAGGAACCACCGTTGCTAGGGTAAGTATTAAAGTCTTAAGACAACACTACCACAGAGGTTCAAAAAGAGTTTGTTAAGTCTTAAAGATATCCTCGACTCTCATCCTTAACCTCATGTTTTTTTTCTGATTATCGAACAGGGTTTCTCAAGTGAGACTTCCCCTCCAGACGCCTCCTCACTCGGCGCAGGCCAGTCAACGGAACTCGATGTCCGCCCAAGGAACGATTAGTTCCCGCCAACCGAGCCCGATGAATTCACCAGCCCTCAATCCATTCGTTTATGGAACGGATGTGGATTCCGTGGACGTGGCCACGCGGGTGGCGATGGTGCGATTTTTCAATGCTCAAAATACATTGGCTAATTTCGCTGAGCACACGCGCACTTTGCGGCTATATCCACGTCCAGTGGTGGCATTCCAGATCAATAGTTTCCTACGATCCCGACCAAGAGCCTCGCAGTTCCTGAATCAATTTGCCAGGACTCAGGCCGTAGAGTTCCTGGCCGAATGGTCACTAACGCCCACGAATGTGGCGTTCCTTCGAGTGCAGACTGGCGTTATGGATCCCATGCAGGTGGGCGATAAGCCCAAGTGGTTCGCCCACGCTCTGACCCCCATCCGATTTTCGGTGTGGGACGATGGCAGCTCACTGAATGGAGCCCTACGATCGCTGAAACAACTCGAGTGCCAGCCGACGGACGAGAGTGGTTCGGACTCAGAGGGAGCGGATAGTAGTAGCTCTTCGTACAGCTCACTCAGTGATTTTGTCTCGGAAATGGCTTCCTCCGATCTTTCGCCCAGCCTGCATGATGTCTTTGGGTCTTACAATCGGCCACATGTTGTTCCTCAGACTCTCTCCTCGAATTTGGATCCGGCCTTGGTCTATCATCCGCCCAGCAAGCTGCAGTATCCCGAAGGCATTGCCGATGCGGTGGCCAGCaaagaggaggaggatgaggagcgTGCCGATAGCCCTGTGTCCTCGTCCTCCAGTCGCTCGGATCTGAGTTCGCCCAGCTTCAATCGCGATTCGGAGTTTGATTTCCAGCCGAAGGGCGGACAAACTCTGGGATCGACTACAGTTGGCAGTGGAGCGGCTGCACCCAGTTTCGAGTTGGCCACTCCGTTGGCCATGCGACTGGAGGCCACCATTAAGATGGCAAGCATTGAACAGGAATCTGACACGGTATCCACGGCGACGGCCAAGACCATAGCCGCCGGTTCGAAATTACAAAGACATCCCAGCGACTCCGAGTCGCGACCTGAAAAAAAGATTCCGGTAAGTAAAGGTTTATTGAATCTTTAGGGTAGCTGATTTATTTCTCAATAATGTTACCTAATCATTAGCCACCACTTACGCCACCGGTGAAGCAGCCTGGAGTAAGCAATATCCTGGCCCGAACTGGTAGTTccggctccagctccagcagTCCTGGACGTCAGAGTTCCCAGAGCTCCCTATTCGAGAACTTTGCCTCCCATGCCAAGGAACTGGTGCGCGAAACAACGCGTCAGAGCAGCCAGGAGGGTCTACTGGCCCATGTGGATAAGGTGAGTAAAATTAAGGTTCATTCTATGGGCTGGTTCTTTAACTAGATGTGCTGTTGTACTATGATCGTTGATCTGATTTTCTTGCCTTTCTTTCCGTCCGTAAACGTGATTATTATTTGGACTTTTCtcctttatttgttttattaattttaatgggTTATTTGCGTTGGTTAATTGAACCTGACATAAATGTACCGTACTGTAGCATGCGCTGGACGAAGATCTTGACGACAAAATGCGTCATACCTTCGAAAAGGTTGGTACTCCCGCCGCACTGTCCCATCCCATCCAGAATCGATCCCACCACGCTTTCATGAACATTGCCTTAATCTTATACCATTTCTCTATTCATCACATTGCAcaccacatacacacacacatcattAATTGAACAAAGTGAGTCTGGTCATGGCCTACTATCAATAAGGTTACAGTATATTATACCCATATATACACGCGCTACTCATTTCTCTAGACACTATTTTAGGCTATTCATACAAGTAcatagaatatttttttaaatgtttatccAAACAGTAACATGTTTTTTTATCATTCAAATGCACCCACACTTCCAACAAGAACTGAGACTAAATCCCTCCTTGAAGCATCCTGACACCCATATCCTCACCACACCTTTCCGCAGATTTGTAATTCCCCCATGGGATTCGTAGTGCCATTGTAGATTGCTTCAAACTAGACCTCAATCCGGTATCACTTGGGGTTGAGGGACTCAAGCTTTGATTGTTAGCACCACTTAGGCGATTGTGTAGTCTTGGAATACCAACCAATTTAGGTCTTGATTACTAATACGTATTCGATTTCGGATTCATAGTTTACGCTGCACGCAAAGAAGGCAGCTGGAGAGGCTTCGAAGCAGGCCCTGGAAGTGTCCAAACAGGCGGCTGGGGTGAGCAAGAATACCCTCGAAGATCTCACATATGTGGGCAAATCGACGCTGGGCGATCTTACCAAAACGGCCAAGGAGGCTGCCACCAAGAAGGGCATCATTAAGATTGAGGAGCATACGGCGGGTGGTGCTGGACCACCGCCAAAGTCACCCGGTTCCCAGCTGGCGACACACAAACAGGTGCAGCAATCGGGCGGCCAGGGTGGCAACAACTTCTTCTCCGCGATTGGGACGGATTTCAATGGGCTAGcctcatccacatccactaTGTTTTCGGGCATGTTTGGTAAAAGTAAGTTACATTTAAAGATGTTCTAAAAGGAATTTCTGATCAAGAATTCTCTTCTTCCAGAGAGCCAACAAAAGCAGGTTCCTGTACAGCAAAAGCAACCTAACGTTTCCGCTGGGAAGGCCAAGTCTGGCATTAACTTCGATCCATTTCCTGGTCGCAAGGGACTCGTGGAGCGGACGCCGTTAATCAAGCATTCGGGTCCTAGGCAAACACAAGAGGAGCTGACCCGCCAGCAAAACCAGGAGCGTTCGCACAGTAATGCTGAGAATCAGACCTTCCTCAAGGATGTGACCAATCAGGTGCTCGCTGGAGAGGGAGTCGGTTGGCTGAAGCTCAATCGGTTTAAGAAACTAATGGAGGACGAGTCCTATCGCACACTGGTGCTCAGCAAGCTCAATAAGACGCTGGACAAGAAGATTGCCCCAGATGATCATATTGACGATGTGGTAAgcttaaaatatttggtatattGAAGTTCCAGGGTAACCCCATCGTTTATCCCTCAAGTGCGTGACGAAGCCCGTGTGGAAGGGTATGCTGAAGTGCATCCAGGCCATAGCCGGCGGGTTGGACGTGACCTTTGCGAATTTCGGCCTGGGCGGTATGGCTTCTGTGTTCCAGTTGATGGAGGTAGCCCACACGCATTATTGGAGCAAGGAGATCAACGAGGGCAGCGACATGTCCTCCAGCCTGCTCTCCAGTCACGCCGCCAGTCCCATGGGCAGTAGAGAGAACCTGCGATCGCCTAGCTCGCCAAATGGCTCCCACTCGGCATTGGGCAGTGAATGGGCATCGCCGCAGGAATCACGAAAGAGTTCCACTCAATTGGCACACGGTGGACCGGGTGGTTCGCATTCGGGAGCACCGATCAACCGACGATTGTCGTCGGCGGACAGCCAGGATGGTCAGTCCACCACGGAGATGTTCAAGGACATGCTGTCGCAGAAAAGAAGTGCCTTGAAGAACATGCTCACCTCCTTCGATTCAGATGTAAGTTGTGTTGCTCGATGTAGTTCCTTGAGATATGAATAGCCCACTCAGACATTTATAGCCGCCCATTCCATCAATGCCAATTGTACTCAGCTTGTCAAACCAATCCTGTATTTCGCTcagtgtgtatatatatatatatatatcgtatCGTAGACTCGCCTATCAGCATTTCAGTAAATAGCTAAATCAGTACCAATTAGCATATATCAGTATCCACCAGTATGTAacatatacatgtatgtatgtcaCATAGCGAGTGTCAATCGATGTAGTCTGCCGATCCTCCCACCGTAACCTCTCAACCGTATCTATATATTCGTAACCGCCACCCGTTCCGCCTACATCCCGTATCGTTACCGTCCAACCGATATACCCGATTGTAGAGTACTCTAACACTCATAGTGTGTAATCCGTAGGCTGCTGGCTCCACGGGTGCGCTTTCCGTTGTCAGCTTGGGCGTCCGCTTGCCCTCCAGCTGCCGATCCACGGTTTCTGACACCGAGTACGAAAATGTAAGTACACCAGAGGGTCAAAAATACGGCAAGTTATCCATTGAATTTTTTGGAGAAAAATGAATATTCTGAAGTTGgcacaaaaacagaaacctCTTTAAACCGAAAGAGAAATCTGAGTGCCATTAAAATCTTCATTCGGGAAATCATTCTAAAACCTCCGCAACAACCTTTCCAAATAAATTAGTTGTCTACCATTTCCTGTAACAAGCTTTGGGTAGACATTTTAAACTTAAGAGTCCTTATCCTCGTTTGTCCTAAATCTGGTCCGAAATCAAAATTTCCGACCAAATCTAAACCGAAATTCATTTTGCAGACAACCACGTCGAAGGATTCCAAAAAGAGCTCTGGAAATCTATGGTCGGGCAAGTCAACGCTAAGTGCCGGATTTCGTTATACTGGAGGACACCTGATCAACACGTCATCTTCTCCCTCGCCGGACAGTCCGCGGGTTTATCTCTTCGAAGGGTTGCTGGGCAAGGATCGCCTTAATCTTTGGAACCAAATGCAATTCTGGGAGGATGCCTTCCTCGACGCTGTTAGTCAAGAGCGTGATATGATCGGCATGGATCAGGTGAGTGTTTGTTTGGCAACGGTGGCCTTCATTCCATTAATACTTCGATTATTTCACAGGGTCCTATTGAAATGATGGAGCGCTACAAATCACTAAGTGAATCGGAGCGCAAGCGTCTTGAACACGACGAGGATCGTTTGCTATCCACAATGCTCTACAACCTGACGGCCATCCTGGTGATGCTGAATGTCGCCAAAGACGAGATCCGACGCAAGATTCGTCGCCTTCTTGGAAAGAGTCATATTGGCTTGGTGTATTCCCAAGAGGTACACAATGTCGTCGATCAGATAAACAATCTGGTAGGTTATAGAGTTAAGAAGGcctgatttatatgttttgTAAAATACACTTTCTTGTTGCAGAACGGAAATGACATTGATCTAAAGCCCCTGGGTTCACGATTGCTGCACCGCCAGAGCTTCACCGTCCACCAGGGCACGGATGTGAATGGACCACTACGATTCATGGAGGTGCGGGACGATGGTCTGGTACTGCGATCAGTGGATGGCACCATTGTGGAGCGCTGGTGGTACGAGCGGCTGGTCAACATGACCTATTCACCCAAGACCAAGCTGCTCTGCCTGTGGCGCCGCAATGGCGGTCAGACGCAATTGCACAAATACTACACACGAAAGGTGAGTGTTTTTAGTTGGTCAAGTAAAGATATAGCCCATCATAGCAACGAATACTCTTTTCCCGTACAGTGCAAGGAGCTGTATAATTGCATCAAGGAGGCAATGGAGCGGGGCGGCACGCCCACCAATGTGCCCGAGCTGGGCGGCGAGTTTCCCGTTCAGGACATGAACACAGGCGAGGGCGGCCTGCTGCAGGTGTGCCTCGAGGGTGTCGGTTTGTTGTTCTCCAACAGCAAGGTGAGTGCCAGAGATATATAGACTtgccaaaaatcaaattcCCCACCAACACTTGGCATACACAAAACATTGTAACACACCCAAAACTTATACACAACCAACCAGCTTCATCTCCGAATGCCTCAAACTACTAGTATTCGTTTTTTTTGTACACCACTCCTCATCAAGCAACGCATATATTTCCCAATACGAATCCCTCAAACCAGATCCATATATAATTGAGTACAGATACACTGTAAGCTTATGATAAACTTAATTAATCCGAAGCATAAATGAAAGACcttgatatttttatttcgctgTTTGGGTCACCAAATTGGGTGTTGATCTGGGTCAACCAATATCATACCAATGGAACACCAGACCCCAAAAATGACGGGATTTACATACAGATTGAAGAAAAAAGATATTTACGCCTCAATTGGATTACCCAATATAACGCCACAAATGGTGTTCACCTGGGTCACCTAAATAATCCAGAGTTAAACTAGGACTATACTCGTACAAATTCGCGTCTATCTGTCCAGATATCGATACATACTCCCACTGCCTTCGTTTccgtgttttgttttcagtcgttacgtttcatttcgtttcggttTGGTTCAGTTTTCATTTCCGTCTAGCTTTCTTTGGTTTCTTTTCCTTACGATGTATAAGTTCGATCAATTACCAATAATTTTCttcttgtgtgtgtgtgtatcgaCTGCATCAAGATCAAGGGCCCTCTCAATATACATCtctatgtataaatatatatatcaaatatGTTCGTTTTCAGTTCATGCCTTTCTGATATGTCTAACCTAATACTAATTTGAATGAACAACCGAAACAGATTATAGAAGACTTGTGTAGGTCCGCCCAGTCTgctttgaaaataataataaaaaatatgctataaCCGAAACTGAATGTGAGAATATATGTTAACCTCTATATTCCTGGCCAAGAAGGTCTGGATATCGGACTTTATCGACGACTGAGTCGATTCTTGTCGGGTCTTTTCATTTGTTAGCAATAACCGGAACCCCGTCTCCACCTATCCAACTACCCAAGCTAAACCCAACTACGTATTATATTTTACCgatctctctctgtctctctttATCTATCTATCTCGCTCTAACTCTTTCTCTTTTGTTCattggctttggttttggcattttattttgactcgCCTTCTTATATATCTACTTATATTATTCCTAAGTCATTATATAATccacaaaaaattgaaaaatcaatCGAATCTTTTATCTTATCCAATTTCTAATCGATCAAGTGAAAGTATATatgaacaaataaatatatatatatgcagaAAAATCCATCTATATCATACCCATATATTGTGCTAGTGAATGTACTGAATGCTGTATTCATTATACtctctattttatttattacctAACCGATTCAATGATAACGCCATCAAAACCAAtagcaaaagaaaaataaaaaatcccAATTCTCCTTTTCATTCTTTTCGATTACGATTGTCATTCTAACGATCCTTACGTTTGGTTACTTATACTCACCGTTTGATATGTTAATATTGTCATCTTTATCTCATTTTGATTGTCTTTATTATCGATTACTCAGATTACAAATTTACCGATTTACGATTACCGACTAGTATCGTTCCTAAGAGTACTGTACTTCatagaaaacaaaaacgatatttgtatgtatgtacccTCGAAGCACCCACGACTAAAGTGTTCCTCATATCCACATAAAAATCGATTTACCTTAAGAAAAACTTAAACTACAAGAAATTATTAAGTAACATTTAAACCTTTGCCTCGAATATTTCGAATAGGTCCCTCGAACGTTATTGGAGTCTATTCAATTTCGTATGTCCCTTGTTCATTACTTTGGCAAAGTGATTTGTTTTcctgtatatatatagaataccCTCAATTCTTTGATACGGGAAAAAACAATTGTAGCACAAGGGTCTAATTGATTCTGGGTTAAAACTAAGGtatattgttgtttatttattttatattttccttatttatttatgttaacCTTTTGGAGCTCGctattgaaaacaaaaataataaatctatatatattcatatatatgtatgacaTAGAAAAGCAATGCatcgaaaaaaaatatggcaaaTTGTTTagcaagaaacaaaaatattctaaGCTGGTAACTTTTGAGATGGTCCTTGTGCAAAATCCTCTAAAGTGCTTTGTTTTTTCGTTTTGAGTTCGATTTGGttggttttaatttgtttttttggtttccTGTCTCTAAGTTTGCTATTTCTATTGACATATGTgcgtatatacatatataaataacttcctttttatatataaatatatatatatatctgtctCTGTCTATCTTTCTTCTAAATCTAAATCTTTCTCTTTTCCGTGTTATATATGCGATATATAAGAAGTCTACGTGAGCTCAGAATTTTCTGTCTTACGCAATTTTCGGTTCCATTGTTCCATTTCAATTCGATTGCGTTCTTACATTCAGTTTTAATTTATGGTAGTGATTTCATGCCAAATTGTTTCTTAAGTATGATAACTAAAACCAACAAGTACAAACAGCAAAAGTAATATAAGCTATAGTAGACATTTCCTACCCCATGATATCTCCACATTTACCGTTGTAAAGCCGATAGACAATATCGATACCGATACCGATaccaaaaccgaaaccgaaaatcCTCAAAAAATAATGTCCCACCGTCTTTAAGCAAACGACTCTAacataacaacaacagcaacaacaaccacattTCATATCGTTTCTATTTAGTCTACctacaaaaaatcaaaatatatacaaaaataatacaaaattcgccagcaatttggaaatttgaacagaaaataaaatgaaacaaaaatatttgaatgaaCAGTTTAAAAAACAGTTTTCTCAACTTTcctttttataattttctttgttgtttgtttgatATTCTCTGTCGAACGCGGAACGCTGCACCGTTGCTCGCTCTCCCTCCTTTGTGGACCAACCAAAAATCACGTTCCGTATTCGGAACGtaccgatccgatccgaaaCCAAACTGAACCGAATTGAATTGTATTATTCCAATGATTGGTCTACTTTTCAAAcgataacaaaaacaaaacccaaaaaacaaatcaaaaatcgAAATATAATCAAAAATCTATGATAAAACGATCTGAAAATGTCTGAAAAAACGATAAAGGATTTCGAGGTATTGCAATGAACCAATTTCTTGTTATATTTGAACTTAAATTTATAAGCAACTATTGTTCTTTAAATGCCCTGCTGTCCACCACCCACCCAATCCCTGAACCCATCCTCTTTTTCCCACCTCAACCACCCACTGAATTAACCTGCCCTTTTATatgaaaacaaagaaaaatagtaaatatatattttagtttgCGTTGCCCTTTAGTTTTAACTTGGACTCTTTTGCGTTCATAACACTTTGTTTTATCCTTCACTTTCACTCACCCAATAAAggtaaaaaccaaaaaagtaTACAAAATAATCTGATATGGCATTAaacagttaaaaaaaaaacaaaaaccaaaaatttgtaGTTGATATTGAATTTAAACCTTAAGCcgcaaataatatatataccataatgtaaattatttacccatattttttgtgttttattctCTATATCTCTCGCTATCTCTCTAATCCAACTGAGATTTTCGTTTTTGAACTGTTGGTTGATTgattggttggttggttagttggtttgtttgttgaattgaacttgattgaattgaattgaaactGAGCCGTACACTTTGTATACCTTAATGCCGATTACCGATTGCCGATTATCAATTGTTGATTACTGTAATTGATTAACGTTAGATTTACCCAATTATCATTTGGGCCCCCAGTTGTCGACACATTATCGATTTTCATTTACCAAGCCACCTGCgatttatgatttttttaatgttagagagcacacacacaaaaaacgcAAGACTTCAAAATAATGAATGGTCACACTCTTCGCCCAACTCATAGATGGTCACACTGGGCTCAAAGTAAAATCTCCAGACTTTGAACCTAAGCATGCTTAGCACACTGCACAGTTTAAGTGCAATTACTTACAAGGACTGCACCCGAATTCACCACAGTCTAACACAATTCACCACACTTGCATATGTCCTAGTCTGTCCGATATCCTTTCTATAAGTAGATAACCATTTAACTAGACATGATCACGATTTTAGTTATataacacacacaaaaataacATATATACTTGAATATACACGTGGCTGTACTGATCCAttccatttcgtttcgttACTTTCCGTTCTATTCCGCTTAGTTCCGTACCATTAATTTTCGTTGGTTGCGGCCAAAGTTAGATGACCTTTCACTTGGAGGGAAAGCAGCCCCTAAGCACTTATAAAACCTTTTGAAAATGATGCAGGGTTTGTTTAGTGGTCACGAAGATACTATCACATCTTTTTAGTAAAGAcaagattaaaataatatagtaTTCAGATCACTACAAACTAATTACAAACCCTGTGTCTCACATAATTTTGCTATTACCTTTCCTTCTAGTTCCCTTATAGAGTGTGCCAGACAACCAAAACCGAGTTACCAACAATAGACCAATAAAGATTACTTAGTGTTGATTTTGAGTTTGCTTGTGTAGAGTTACTTGTTTAGCAAAGAATTAAACGCAAATTGTAGTTGTAGTTTATTAATTAAGAAACCAAAGGAaagtattaaataaaatgagacAAACAGATAATTATACCGTACACTTAGAGGTAAAATTCCCACTTAGAAACCCCATTAATATAGTCGTAAGCTAACTACCAAAACTGCtggaattttcatttcaatatcTATAAGCAATTGCTAAAAGTCTGGCTTTTCCGCCCATCTTTTCCCCATCTCTCGCTCTTTATCTATTTCTAATTTACTCATTTTCAGCCTGTCTCTATCTCTGTTTACCTTCTTTAAGCCTTTGATATcgagccaaaaaaaaaaaaaaaaaaaaaaaaaaaaatagtataGAGTATAGTAAACTGTTTGAGTAGGATGCTCAATATTGATCCTATTCCGATTATATTCACTGGTTCTTAGTGGTAGCGCCACATGCTGCATGCTGTTACATGTAATTATCCCTTACTCCTATATCTCCCATTTCCCAACTGACAAACATTCACCCTATAAAGCTACAAAATCTCTATAAACACATCGACCAACGTATTGTAAGAGCGACTGTACCAAAAATCTCTACTTAAATCTATTTATTACTTTTCACGGAATAATAAACGGGTTGCCCTCAGAGAATCCTCTGATATAACCCATTTAAAAacgtaataaatatttgttttaaatactttttttttatattcaaaCCACTTCTATAGAGAAGTACACACACTCGGACACCCAACACTGTACCTAACTTTATTCATTTAGCGTTTGTATTAGTGCAATTTGGGGTTGCTCAGGAGAACAACTCTCGTCAATATAAACCATAATTATGCATAGAACCAATGCGTCTCCGTATCCAAAATTCAAACAATCTAGTATACGACCATCTCACAAGTGCTAATTGGAAACGTCCTTtatcaaacaaaaaaacttaaaaataacatttaatatggaagaaaaattattttttacaataaaaaatagCAAGTAAAACAAACTAATTACCAAACtttcatttgattttgctGCATTCTCTTTCTGTCTCTAACTCAATCGGTCTGAGTCCCTCCGTtgaattcctttaagtttttAGTTCTGCCATTCCATTTGATTTAATATTGCGTTTGGTTTAATTTCGTTTTAAGTCCTGAGCACTGATTATCGCCAAAAGCACTTGATGCGTGCCGtgtacataaataaatgtcGTTAACTGTACTTGGTGTCCTTGTCTTGCTGCCTGCATCGATTAGATTGGCCCATGCGCTTGCGTAGcatttagcttttgtttgcctgcctgcctgcttGCTTGTGTTCCAATACCGTACCGTACCGTTTCGTTTGGTTGGGTTGGTAACTGTACTATTGACGatacaataaaaaaacaaaatatgaaaacttttCAAGGAATCCGCCAAAAACCTCCCAGTTGCTataatttattacattttactGCCCACGCGTAAATGCTATCTCTGTTCCAACGCTCTCCAACTATCTCTCTCTAACTCCCACTCTGCCTATCAACCAGTCTCTTCCTCTGCTGAACAGCGTTTGTGTGAAAGCTTTTTGGTTTGAACCGCCTTATAATTTGCATTCCGTTACCGTTATTTTAAGTTGCGTTCCGTTTTGCTtgatttcgtttcgtttcgtttccccctttacgTTATGTTCCATTCTTGCGTTCCGTTTTGCAACGGAGCCTTGAAGCCGAAGAAAGAATGAAAGTTGTTTGGCATTGAAGCTTAACTGATTCCATTCTCCGCCCGTATTTCAGTTCTTCGTCCGATTGGACCACATCCGCAAGTGCTTCACCCAGAAGGGTGGCATTTTTGTACTGGAGGAGTACAGTAAGTACTGTATAAGTTGTACTCTTGCGATTGTTTCCAAACCAAAGTCATACCCTTGTATTATCTGCTTTTTCAGATCCCAAGACGCGCAATCTCATTCAACGAAAGTACCAGTCGAGCATGGTAAGTGACTTAACTAAACTACAAATCAACCACTATTCGCCAACACAGCCATCATGCACTTCGCACCACTTGTTCCGAGTTGCATCCCGTTCCGTTCCGGAACTATCGTTAATCGATTAAATGTACATAAACTTGCTTAAGCCTGCCGAGTTATGCAATTTTCTGTACAAATCAAATGTGAGCCCCAAGCCCATctcaatatacatatgtatatcaatATATCTGCATATATGGAGATTTCAGAATTTGTTTACCACTGTATGATATGGCACATTCAATTGCACCGACAGTTTGTATATACGATATTGAGATAATCtctttgattttcgatttttcttttctttccgTTTTCGTTTACCCTTTGGTTATTTGCATTCGTTTTCTGTGAATATATTTCTATGTCAACGACAACTCAACTACTCAACAACAAACAATgcctgcaacaacaacacacaaaACACCAATAACACCACTCATATGTCATCAAACCAAAATATAATACGACCACACACCGCAAAATAACCTTCaccaattaaatttgaaactGAAATCGAAACACCCGAATGTGTAATTGAAACCAAAGGCGTCGGAAATTGTCTTGAGCTTCCATCGCGTTACCTCCGTGCAGTTTGCCTACATCTGTCATCTCAATGGCGAGCGAGGTACAGTCACCA encodes:
- the LOC6619593 gene encoding MAP kinase-activating death domain protein isoform X3; the encoded protein is MSDQQKASLCPRLVDYMAIVGAHTTPPMPKGLQGLKAPPVQVPDLLRRYPPSDHADFPLPLDMVYFCQPEGCTSVGPRRTGSAIRDMTSFVFALTDKDSGKTRYGICVNFYRPIERPSSAAGSAGAGNDRPGNGGPGGHGGGAGGGAGGGGRGGRRSSAFRRESWRKSMERSSDSAFSSDYRSNVAPSDSDRELTSRRDSDQQRLHSHHSHHQPHHPSASPAVPKLGLMAPSADSESGGSHSPSPRASRKRTKLRNQSLTSLCIISHHPFFTTFRECLFILKKLIDACNESSSPKRVGASQKINRDNVWTVLTGHVSDATPSIVLHDVREIETWILRLLSTPVPVPGSTRVEVEVLSPTVHEPLLFALPDHTRFSLVDFPLHLPLELLGVETCLKVWTLIMQENKVLFQSRDYNALSMSVMAFVTMLYPLEYMFPVIPLLPTCLSCAEQLLLAPTPFVIGVPASFLVYKKNFRLPDDIWVVDLDSTKLTPPTGGYEEIPPLPEPEGTILKNHLKQAMLLMDEAGLGALTSMTATNTAVSSQQLLPSVRDSLQEPPLLGVSQVRLPLQTPPHSAQASQRNSMSAQGTISSRQPSPMNSPALNPFVYGTDVDSVDVATRVAMVRFFNAQNTLANFAEHTRTLRLYPRPVVAFQINSFLRSRPRASQFLNQFARTQAVEFLAEWSLTPTNVAFLRVQTGVMDPMQVGDKPKWFAHALTPIRFSVWDDGSSLNGALRSLKQLECQPTDESGSDSEGADSSSSSYSSLSDFVSEMASSDLSPSLHDVFGSYNRPHVVPQTLSSNLDPALVYHPPSKLQYPEGIADAVASKEEEDEERADSPVSSSSSRSDLSSPSFNRDSEFDFQPKGGQTLGSTTVGSGAAAPSFELATPLAMRLEATIKMASIEQESDTVSTATAKTIAAGSKLQRHPSDSESRPEKKIPPPLTPPVKQPGVSNILARTGSSGSSSSSPGRQSSQSSLFENFASHAKELVRETTRQSSQEGLLAHVDKHALDEDLDDKMRHTFEKFTLHAKKAAGEASKQALEVSKQAAGVSKNTLEDLTYVGKSTLGDLTKTAKEAATKKGIIKIEEHTAGGAGPPPKSPGSQLATHKQVQQSGGQGGNNFFSAIGTDFNGLASSTSTMFSGMFGKKSQQKQVPVQQKQPNVSAGKAKSGINFDPFPGRKGLVERTPLIKHSGPRQTQEELTRQQNQERSHSNAENQTFLKDVTNQVLAGEGVGWLKLNRFKKLMEDESYRTLVLSKLNKTLDKKIAPDDHIDDVCVTKPVWKGMLKCIQAIAGGLDVTFANFGLGGMASVFQLMEVAHTHYWSKEINEGSDMSSSLLSSHAASPMGSRENLRSPSSPNGSHSALGSEWASPQESRKSSTQLAHGGPGGSHSGAPINRRLSSADSQDGQSTTEMFKDMLSQKRSALKNMLTSFDSDAAGSTGALSVVSLGVRLPSSCRSTVSDTEYENTTTSKDSKKSSGNLWSGKSTLSAGFRYTGGHLINTSSSPSPDSPRVYLFEGLLGKDRLNLWNQMQFWEDAFLDAVSQERDMIGMDQGPIEMMERYKSLSESERKRLEHDEDRLLSTMLYNLTAILVMLNVAKDEIRRKIRRLLGKSHIGLVYSQEVHNVVDQINNLNGNDIDLKPLGSRLLHRQSFTVHQGTDVNGPLRFMEVRDDGLVLRSVDGTIVERWWYERLVNMTYSPKTKLLCLWRRNGGQTQLHKYYTRKCKELYNCIKEAMERGGTPTNVPELGGEFPVQDMNTGEGGLLQVCLEGVGLLFSNSKDFEFFVRLDHIRKCFTQKGGIFVLEEYNPKTRNLIQRKYQSSMSDQICYSVLCVFSYVAAGQDQKKNPVVITPQIQDIHAQQKQKHQQQQQHQQPQQQQQPHQPTTQQHQPTAVASAVPTTTVPAGQVNPNRMTGKSQAGSISIRHTVPMQKPTITMSTVQPQARMPAQVATASVTGPVTVPVLPTPAPPTSNPVKLPQLPPRVPSQPSTESLASISSPPPKLRTPMSAPPGPPPAIPPRTGAISRSGSVPAARSFVRQASANSTPPQYTPQPPPPFVIPKRHSGLARASTLSSSTSASMSSSSASNHPGHSQSQQRASHGSVAAVLQSMPEAEPGYGSGSGSISGSSSGSGSASGSIASASPQAHRKH